TAGACAGCGATCTCAGACGATGAAGGCCGTCACACCCGTCACCAGCAGGCCCACACCCAGGCAGACGACCAGACCGCTGAGCAGAACCGAGGCCGAGGGCCGGAGCTCACCCAGCGCGGGGCGCCCGCTCACCAGGGCCTGACGGCGGGCCAGGAACGGCAGCAGGGCGACGTTGACCGCGTACATCACGGCGGCCACCGTGCTCGCGCTGACGAAGCCCACCCAGAAGCCGCCGCCACCGGACATCACGTTCAGCGCGGCCAGGGAAGGAAGCACCACCAACAGCACCACCGAAGCGGCCCCGAAGACGGTGAGCAGCCGGGGCGAGGCCCCACTAGCGCTCCCGGAGACCACGAGGAGCAGACCGATCAGGGCCGCCACCATGATGGCGCCCCCGATTCCGAACACGGCGATGTTGACCAGCGAATTCACGCTGGTCATTCTCGCACCGCCGCGGCGGCGCCCCAACTCAGGGTGACCTTGGGGCGGGTCACATCGAGGAGAGGGGCGGGGCAGACCTCGCCGACGGGGGCTCAGCCGTGGTGCTCCACCCGGGAGCCGCCCGCGGACTTGTGCACGCGCAGCCGGGTGGTCACGCGTTGACGCAGGTCCGCCACGTGGCTGACCACACCGACCGCGCGGCCGCCGTCGCGGAGCCGGTCCAGGACGTCCAGGACCTCCTCCAGGGTGTCCTCGTCCAGGGTGCCGAAGCCCTCGTCCACGAAGAGTGTGTCGATCTCGGTGCCGCCCGCCTCGGCCGTGGCCACGTCACCCAGGCCCAGCGCCAGGGCCAGCGAGCTGAAGAAGGTCTCCCCGCCGGACAGGGTCGCCGGATCGCGCTCCACCCCGGTCCAGGCGTCCACCACGCGCATGCCCAGACCACCGGCGGAGCGGGCCCGGCCGTCCCCGGCGGCCTTGTCCACCGTGTAGCGCAGCTCATAGCGGCCGTCCGACATCGTCAGCAGCCGGTGGTTGGCGGCCTCCACCACCTGCTCCAGCCGGGCCGCCAGCACGTAGGCGGACAGCCGCACGCTGTCGGTGTTGTCCGGGGAGGTCCCGGCCGCCAGGGTGCTCAGCCCCTGGGCCACCGCGTAGCGGCGCAGTACCGGCTCCGAACCGGAGAGCCGCTCGCCCAGCTCGGCGCGCAGGGAGACCAGACGGCGGGCCCGTTCGGCGAGCATCCCCTGCCAGGCCACCGCCAGGTCCGCGGCCTGGGCCGCCGCTACCGCCGCGGTCTCCAATTCCGCCAGATCCGGGGCGCCGGTCCGCTCGGCGGCCACCAGCTCGGGGTCGGCCAGCCGTGCCTCGACCGCCGCCCACTGGTCGTCGAACTCCCGTGCCCGGGCACGCAGATCGTTGCGGCCGCGCTCGTCCAGGGCGGCCTCGATCACCGCGGCCTCGTCGGCGAAGCGGGCGTCGGCCCGGGAGCGCTCGGCCTCGGCGGTGGCGGTGCGCAGCTCCTCGGCGGCGCGGCCGCGCAGCTCGACGGCGTCCGCCGCCCCGCGCAGCAGCTCGGCCTCACCGCGCAGGCGGGCGATCCGCTCGGCCAGCCCGGCGTCCGCGCCCCGGGCCCGATCCAGCAACACGGTCAGCCGCTCGTGTTCCTTGGCGCCCTCCTCGCGACGGGCCACCAGCTCGCTCTCCTCGCGGACCAGCTCGCCCTCCCGCCGGCGGGCCCGGTCCAGGTCCGCGGCGGCCTGGGCCAGCTCCTCCTCCAGACGGTGCACCTCGCGGGCGGCCGCCCTGGCCTCGGTCAGCTCCCGCTTACGGGCGCCGACCTCCTCGGCCGCGACCGCCACGGTGCGGCCCTCGGCGCGTTCGGCGGCGGCGGTGTGCCGCTCCCGCAGCGCCACCAAGGAGTTCTCCGCCTCGGTGCGCCTGGCGGCGGCGGTGTCCGCGGCGGCCTGGGCGGATCGCTCCTCCTCGGCGGACACCAGACCCTGCTCGTTCGGTCGGGCGGGGGCGGGGTGGTCGGTGGCCCCGCAGACCGCGCAGGGGGCGCCGTCGGACAGGTTCGCGGCCAGTTCGGCGGCCATGTGCGCGATTCGCCGCTCCCGCAGGTCCTGGGCCCGGTCCCGGGCGGTCTGAGCGGCGTCGACCGCGCCGCGACGCAGCTCCTCGGCCCGCGCCACCTCCGTACCGAGTCTCTGGTGCTCCATCGCCGCGACGTGCCGCCGCTCGGCCAGCTCCAGGGCGGCCTGGGCTGGGTCGGTCAGCCCGGACTGCTCCCGGGCCCGGTTGAGCTCCTTGGTGACGGTCTCGACCCGGGCGGGCAGTGCCTTGACGTGTTCACGGGCCTGTCCGGTCTCGGTGCGCACGGCGGTGATCCGCCGGTCCAGCCCGGTGAGTTCGCGGTGCAGGTCGCGGCGGCGCTCGGCGTCCCCGCGCAGCAGGTCCAGCCGGGCGAGTTCGTCGTGGCGGGACCGCTCGGCCGCCCTCAGCGCCTGGGGGGAGCCAGGGCCGGTCAGCGCCTCGGCGTCGATGTCGGGCAGCCCGCCGACCAGCGCCAGTCGGTCGGTCACGGCAAGCTCGGCCTTGTCCAGTACGGTGCGACGCTGGTCGCGGGCGTTCAGGTACGGCAGTACCGAGTCCGCGCGCTCGGCGGCGGCCAGGCGGGCCTCGATCCCGGACCGCCACTCACGCCGCTCGGCCAGCTGAGCGCGGCGTTCGCGGGCCCCGGCCAGGCGCTCGTGCCGGGCCACCAGCTCCCGCCCGGCGGTCAGGGCCTCCCGGGAGCGGGCCCGGGCCTCGGTGAAGTCTGCGGTGACGGCCTCGGCGTCACGTGCGGTGGCGGTCTGCACCGAGGCCAGTTCGGCGGCCCAGGCGGTGAGCTCCTCGGGGGCCTCCGGCGCGGTGGAGCGGCCGACCTCGGCGATGCGCCCGGAGACCGCGCGCACCTGCTCGTCGGCGGCGCGCACCTCGCGCTCCAGCTTCCTGGCGTGCCCGCCGAACCACTCCTCCACGTCCCGGAACACCCGGGTGTTGAAGATCCGCTCCAGGGACTTGCGCCGGTCGTCGGACTTGGCGCGCAGGAAGCGGGCGAAGTCGCCCTGGGGCAGCATGACGATCTGGCAGAACTGGGTGAGGGTGAGTCCCACCAGGTCGCCGACGAACTGCCCGGCCTCGTCCGGGCGGGTGGTGACCCCCTCCCAGCGGTCGCCCTGCCAGTCGAGGACCCGCACCTTCTGGTTCTCGGTGACGGTGCCCTTCCCGCGCTTCTTGGGGCGCTCCCACCGCGGGTTGCGCTCGATCCGCACCCGGCGGCCCTGGACGGTGAACTCCAGGGTCACCTCCGGCTTGAGCTCGGGCGGGGCGTGGTCGCTCTTGGGAGAGCGGTTGTTGCCGCGGGCCCCGGGCACGTCGCCGTAGAGCGCGAAGCAGACCGCGTCCAGCACGGAGGTCTTGCCCGCGCCGGTGGGACCGTGGATCAGGAACAGCCCGCCCTCGCCGAGGCGGTCGAAGTCGACCGTCTCGGTCCCGGCGAAGGGCCCGAAAGCGGTCATGGTGAGGGTGTGCAGCCGCATCAGCGTGTCCCTTCCTGGAGGCGGACCTCTTCCACCGCGCGGTCCACGAGTGCGCGCTCCTCGGGACCGGGGGCGCTGCCCCTGGCCCACTCGACGAAGTCGGCGACCACTTCGCGCTCGGGGCGTTCGGCCACCGCGCCGGTGACCGGCCGCCGTTCCACGGGGCCGCCCTCGGGATCGAACTCCAGCATCAGGGTGTGCGGGAAGCGTTCGCGCAGCCGGTCCATGGGCTGTGCCGGGCGGCGCGGGTCGGTGAGGGTGACCTGCAGCCAGTGGCCGGTGTACCGCTCCCACTTCTGGCCGGTGAGCAGGTCGTCCAGGCGGCCTCTGATCCGGGCCAGCGGGCGGGGGACGGGCGCGTCGGCGAACTCCGCCCCGGCGAAGCCGTCGGCGTCCAGGTCCACCAGCCAGTAGCCCTTGCGGTGGTGCTCCTCGGAGAAGGAGTAGGCCAGCGGACTGCCCGGATAGCGCACGGTGGGCGTGATGGTCTGGCGCCCGTGCAGGTGGCCCAGGGCTACATAGTCCGCGCCATCGTAGACACAGGCGGGCACGTGGGAGGCGCCGCCCACGGAGATGTCGCGTTCGCTGTCGGAGGGCTCGCCGCCGGTGACGAAGGCGTGCGAGAGGACCACCGAGCGGGTGCCCGGCCGCTGCGCGAGGTCGGCCCGGACCAGGTCCATGGCGTGCCCGATCGCCGCGGGATGGCCGCGTTCGGGCAGCCCCCAGTGGTGGCGGGCGATCTCCGGCTCCAGGTAGGGGATGCCGTAGAAGGCCACCGGCCCGTGCTCGTCCTCGATGATCACCGGGGTGCCGATCCCGTCCAGGGAGCTGCGCAGGTGCACCCCGGAGGCGTCGATCAGGTCCGTGGCGAAGGACATCCGGGCCATGGAGTCGTGGTTGCCGCTGATCAGCACCGCCCGGGCACCGGTGGCCCGGATCCGGCCGAGCGCCCGGTCGAACAGGCGCACCGCGTCCACCGGCGGCAGGGCGCGGTCGTAGAGGTCACCGGCGACCACCACCACGTCGATTCGTTCGGTGCGGATGGTGTCGACGAGGTGGTCGAGGAACTCGGCCTGGGCTTCGATGAGGTTCTCCCGGTGGAAGGAACGACCCAGGTGCCAGTCCGATGTGTGCAGCAGGCGCATGGAACTGGACATTACCCAAGTTCGCCGGGTTCTGGCCGGGAGAACCGTGGCCCCGGTGGACAACCCGGGGTTGTGGAGCTAGGCGCTCACAGCTTGCGGGCCAGGGTCAGGCCGTCGCCGATCGGCAGCAGGACCTGCTCGACCCGGTCGTCGTTCACCAGGTGCTCGTTGAAGTCCCGGATGCCCTGGACGTGCGCGGAGGTCTCCTCGGGGTCGATCACCCGACCGTGGGACAGGGTGTTGTCGGCCAGTAGCAGCCCGCCGGCCCGCATACGGGGGACCAGTTCCTCCCAGTAGCCGACGTAGCCCTCCTTGTCCGCGTCCAGGAAGGCGAGGTCGAACTGCGGCTCCTCGGGCAGGGCGCGCAGCGATTCCAGGGCCGGGCCGATCCGCAGCGTGATCCTGTCCGCGACCCCCGCCCGCTCCCAGTACTTCCTGGCCACCGACGTCCACTCCTCGCTGATGTCCAGCGCCAGGAGCGTGCCGTCCTCGGGCAGACCGCGGGCGAAGCAGATGGAGGAGTACCCGGTGAACGTCCCGATCTCCACCGCGTTCCGGGTCCCGGACAGCTGGGTGAGCAGGGTGGTGAACGCACCCTGCTCCGGGCCGATCTGCATCCCCTTGAAGTCGGGGAACAGCCGAGCGGTCTCCTCGGCCAGTTCGGCCAGGAGCGGGTCCACCGGCTGGCTGTGGTCGACGATGTAGGCGTGTAGTGCGGGGCTGACGCCCTCTGAGCTTCGAGTCACGCGCCCCAGCCTAGAAGGCACCGCCCAACCGGGCCAGCACTCTCCCCGGAAGATGATCTTGCTACCAGGAGCAAGTTCGGCGCCGAACTTGCTCCTGGTAGCAAGATCACCGGGGGTCTTCAGTGGTCCGGGAGGATGTTGGGCCAGTCGAAGAGGTAGATCGAGCCGATGATGACGCCGATGGTGAGCAGCGGGGTGACCACCTTCTGCTCGACGGGGCCGTTGGTGGCGAAACCCTGTCCCTGGCCGATGCGCTTCTTCCAGAACGGCCAGAAGATCGGGACGCCCATCTTGGTGATCATGTCGCCGAAGAAGTGCAGGACGATGCCGAAGGCGACCGCCAGACCCAGCCAGGTGTAGTTCACGCCGACGGAGTACAGGGTCAGGGTGATCGCCGCCGTCGCCAACGCGTTGATCACCCCCGATGCCGTCCGGTTCTTGTCCATGCCAAAACCCAGACCCTGGAGCGCGATACCGATCAGCAGGAACACGAAGATCTGCACGGCCAGTTCCGACCACAGGGCCAGCGCCTGGACTATGACACCCATGAGAACGGCGAAGAAGAAGGAGTGGGTACCCATCCGGTGGCCGCCGAAGGCCCAGCTGAGGATGTCGCTGAGGATCTCGGTGGCCTTGCCGTAGGTCTTGGTCACCGTCGCGCTCTTGTGGTCCACGTCGGGCAGCAGAGCCGCGCCCGCGCAGACCAGAGAACCGGCGATGATCTCACCGGGGCCCAGGTGAAAGCTGAGTCCAAGGAATTCCGTGCCCTGGACGAGCGGTACGACCGCCATCCAGCCAACCACGCCACTGAGTGCGTGCGAGTGCCCCATCATGGCGGGAACCGTAGCGGAGTCCGTCATTCGCCGCGAATCAGCGTCCGGTTTCGGTCGGGGAACAAACTCCCCCTTGACTCCCAAGAAGCACAGTACCCCCATGAAACACCTGCGTTTCCAGGGCAGGAGTCGAATGTGTTGCGATGTCACGCCTCGCTACGAAGAACATTGACGCTCGTCGCGGAGAGTTGGTAGACAACCAACCAACCCCCGGGTGGCCCAGGTCACCAACCCCACGAAACCGACAGGGGCCGTTATGAAAACCCAACATCCTCCCTCCGGCACCCTTCTCCGGCGGGCGGCGGCGTCCGGTAGCGCGCTCCTCCTGCTCGGAGGCCTCACGGCGGTCCCCGCGGCTGCGGACGAGGCGGGCGGTAACACGCTGACTGTCGCCATCGCCCAGCAGGTGGACTCCTTCAACCCCTTCACCGCTCAGCTCGCGGTCACCACCAACATCCTCCGGCACGTCTACGACAGCCTCACCACGGTGGACCCGGAGACCGGTGAACCCGAGGCCTCGCTCGCGGAGACCTGGGAGGCCTCCGAGGACGGCCTCACCTGGACGTTCAACATCCGTGACGACGCCTACTTCACCGACGGCGAGCAGCTCACCGCCGACGACGTGGCGTGGACGTTCAACACGATCATGGAGAACGACGCCGCCGCGATCGCCTCCGGCAACTACGTCGCCGGGTTCGAGAGCGTCACGGCCGAGGACCCCACGACCCTCGTCATCGAACTGGACGAACCCCAGGCCACGATGGAGTCGCTGCGGGTGCCGATCGTCCCCCAGCACGTCTGGGAGCCGATCATCGAAGAGGAGGGCGACGCCTTCTCCGATTACACCGCCGACGATTTCCCCACCGTGGGCAGCGGCCCCTTCGTCCTCACCGAGCACTCCCGCGGTGAGCACATCCGCCTGGAGGCCAACCCCGACCACTGGCGGGGCGCACCCGGTTTCGACGAGCTCTACTTCCGCTACTACTCGGAGAAGGACGCCGCCGTCGAGGCGCTGCGCAGCGGTGAGGTCTCCTTCGTCTACGAGCTCACCGACGCCCAGATCACGTCACTGGAGACGCTCGACGACGTCGCCGTGAACATCGCCGACGGCAAGCGCTTCCAGGCCTTCACCATCAATCCGGGCGCCCAGACCCAGGACGGCGAGGAGTTCGGCGACGGGCACCCCGCGCTGAGCGACCTGACCCTGCGCCAGGCCATCGTCATGGGCATCGACAACGACGAGATCGTCCAGCAGGGCGCCAACGGCCAGGCCGTCGCCGCGGGCGGGTACATCCCGCCGCGCTACACGGACTTCCACTGGGCTCCCGAGGGCGACGAGGCCGTTCTCGACTTCGACCCCGACGCCGCCAACGAGATGCTCGACGACGCGGGTTACGAGCTTGGCGACGACGGCGTACGCGTCTCGCCCGACGGAGACCGCCTCGAACTGCGCATGCACGTGCACGCCGACCGCCCGGACAACGTCCAGGCCGGACAGGTGATCGCCGAGCGCCTCGCCGACATCGGCATCGAGATCGACAACCGGACCGTGGACCCCGGCATCCTCAGCGACGCCCTCTACGACGCCGAGTACGACCTCATCTTCACCGGGTGGACGGTCAACCCCGACCCCGACTACGTGTTCAGCATCCACACCTGTGGCGCGCTGCCCACCGAGCCGGGAACCATGCAGGGCGACGCCTACTTCTGCGACGAGGAGTACGACGAGCTCTACGCCGCCCAGCTGGCCGAGTACGACCGCGAGGCCCGCGCCGATATCATCCACCAGCTCCAGGAGGTCCTCTACCGGGAGGCCGTGGTCAACGTCCTGACCTACCCGAACATCATGGAGGCCTATCGGACCGACCACATCGCCGGTATCCAGCTGGAGCCGGCCGAGGGCGGCAACATCTGGGGCCAGGACGGCTACTGGGCCTGGTGGTCCGCCGAACCCGCCGAGGGCGCCGCCAGGGGTGGCGGTATCGGCGGCGTTATCGGCGGCGGCAGCGGCGTCTCCAGCGGCGTGCTCATCGGGGTGGGCGCCGGTGTGCTCGTCCTGCTGGCCGCCGGAGCCTTCTTCTTCTTCCGCCGACGCTCCACCGTGGAGGACCGCGAGTGACGACCACCCCCACCGAGGCGGACGAACCAACCGGGGCGGGGACGGCTGACGTCCCCGCCCCGGCGGGCCCCCGGGGGCCCGGCCGGACGGTGCGCGTGGTCACCTACGTGCTCGGCCGCCTGACCACCGCCGTGGTCTCCCTGTTCGCCGTGATCGTCGCCGGGTTCTTCCTCTTCCGGATCCTGCCCGGCGACCC
This DNA window, taken from Nocardiopsis exhalans, encodes the following:
- a CDS encoding AAA family ATPase, which encodes MRLHTLTMTAFGPFAGTETVDFDRLGEGGLFLIHGPTGAGKTSVLDAVCFALYGDVPGARGNNRSPKSDHAPPELKPEVTLEFTVQGRRVRIERNPRWERPKKRGKGTVTENQKVRVLDWQGDRWEGVTTRPDEAGQFVGDLVGLTLTQFCQIVMLPQGDFARFLRAKSDDRRKSLERIFNTRVFRDVEEWFGGHARKLEREVRAADEQVRAVSGRIAEVGRSTAPEAPEELTAWAAELASVQTATARDAEAVTADFTEARARSREALTAGRELVARHERLAGARERRAQLAERREWRSGIEARLAAAERADSVLPYLNARDQRRTVLDKAELAVTDRLALVGGLPDIDAEALTGPGSPQALRAAERSRHDELARLDLLRGDAERRRDLHRELTGLDRRITAVRTETGQAREHVKALPARVETVTKELNRAREQSGLTDPAQAALELAERRHVAAMEHQRLGTEVARAEELRRGAVDAAQTARDRAQDLRERRIAHMAAELAANLSDGAPCAVCGATDHPAPARPNEQGLVSAEEERSAQAAADTAAARRTEAENSLVALRERHTAAAERAEGRTVAVAAEEVGARKRELTEARAAAREVHRLEEELAQAAADLDRARRREGELVREESELVARREEGAKEHERLTVLLDRARGADAGLAERIARLRGEAELLRGAADAVELRGRAAEELRTATAEAERSRADARFADEAAVIEAALDERGRNDLRARAREFDDQWAAVEARLADPELVAAERTGAPDLAELETAAVAAAQAADLAVAWQGMLAERARRLVSLRAELGERLSGSEPVLRRYAVAQGLSTLAAGTSPDNTDSVRLSAYVLAARLEQVVEAANHRLLTMSDGRYELRYTVDKAAGDGRARSAGGLGMRVVDAWTGVERDPATLSGGETFFSSLALALGLGDVATAEAGGTEIDTLFVDEGFGTLDEDTLEEVLDVLDRLRDGGRAVGVVSHVADLRQRVTTRLRVHKSAGGSRVEHHG
- a CDS encoding exonuclease SbcCD subunit D codes for the protein MSSSMRLLHTSDWHLGRSFHRENLIEAQAEFLDHLVDTIRTERIDVVVVAGDLYDRALPPVDAVRLFDRALGRIRATGARAVLISGNHDSMARMSFATDLIDASGVHLRSSLDGIGTPVIIEDEHGPVAFYGIPYLEPEIARHHWGLPERGHPAAIGHAMDLVRADLAQRPGTRSVVLSHAFVTGGEPSDSERDISVGGASHVPACVYDGADYVALGHLHGRQTITPTVRYPGSPLAYSFSEEHHRKGYWLVDLDADGFAGAEFADAPVPRPLARIRGRLDDLLTGQKWERYTGHWLQVTLTDPRRPAQPMDRLRERFPHTLMLEFDPEGGPVERRPVTGAVAERPEREVVADFVEWARGSAPGPEERALVDRAVEEVRLQEGTR
- a CDS encoding O-methyltransferase, which gives rise to MTRSSEGVSPALHAYIVDHSQPVDPLLAELAEETARLFPDFKGMQIGPEQGAFTTLLTQLSGTRNAVEIGTFTGYSSICFARGLPEDGTLLALDISEEWTSVARKYWERAGVADRITLRIGPALESLRALPEEPQFDLAFLDADKEGYVGYWEELVPRMRAGGLLLADNTLSHGRVIDPEETSAHVQGIRDFNEHLVNDDRVEQVLLPIGDGLTLARKL
- a CDS encoding metal-dependent hydrolase, with product MMGHSHALSGVVGWMAVVPLVQGTEFLGLSFHLGPGEIIAGSLVCAGAALLPDVDHKSATVTKTYGKATEILSDILSWAFGGHRMGTHSFFFAVLMGVIVQALALWSELAVQIFVFLLIGIALQGLGFGMDKNRTASGVINALATAAITLTLYSVGVNYTWLGLAVAFGIVLHFFGDMITKMGVPIFWPFWKKRIGQGQGFATNGPVEQKVVTPLLTIGVIIGSIYLFDWPNILPDH
- a CDS encoding ABC transporter substrate-binding protein; protein product: MKTQHPPSGTLLRRAAASGSALLLLGGLTAVPAAADEAGGNTLTVAIAQQVDSFNPFTAQLAVTTNILRHVYDSLTTVDPETGEPEASLAETWEASEDGLTWTFNIRDDAYFTDGEQLTADDVAWTFNTIMENDAAAIASGNYVAGFESVTAEDPTTLVIELDEPQATMESLRVPIVPQHVWEPIIEEEGDAFSDYTADDFPTVGSGPFVLTEHSRGEHIRLEANPDHWRGAPGFDELYFRYYSEKDAAVEALRSGEVSFVYELTDAQITSLETLDDVAVNIADGKRFQAFTINPGAQTQDGEEFGDGHPALSDLTLRQAIVMGIDNDEIVQQGANGQAVAAGGYIPPRYTDFHWAPEGDEAVLDFDPDAANEMLDDAGYELGDDGVRVSPDGDRLELRMHVHADRPDNVQAGQVIAERLADIGIEIDNRTVDPGILSDALYDAEYDLIFTGWTVNPDPDYVFSIHTCGALPTEPGTMQGDAYFCDEEYDELYAAQLAEYDREARADIIHQLQEVLYREAVVNVLTYPNIMEAYRTDHIAGIQLEPAEGGNIWGQDGYWAWWSAEPAEGAARGGGIGGVIGGGSGVSSGVLIGVGAGVLVLLAAGAFFFFRRRSTVEDRE